In Luteitalea sp. TBR-22, one genomic interval encodes:
- a CDS encoding deoxyhypusine synthase family protein, producing MSGPISQFIDRHYRHFNAAALKDAADAYSAHLASGGSMLVTLAGAMSTAELGCSLAEMIRQGKVTGISCTGANLEEDVFNLVAHDFYERVPHYRDLTPADEQALLDRHMNRVTDTCIPEHEAMRRIESAVLERWVAHDQAGTRLFPHQFMYEILLSGVLKESYQIDPKDSWMMAAAERNLPMFVPGWEDSTLGNMYSGHCISGDVKNVHTVRTGIEYMMSLADWYQDLAPRSSIGFFQIGGGIAGDFPICVVPMLHQDLQRPEVPLWGYFCQISDSTTSYGSYSGAVPNEKITWGKLGIDTPKFIIESDATIVAPLMFARILGW from the coding sequence ATGTCCGGACCCATCTCGCAGTTCATCGATCGTCACTACCGGCACTTCAACGCGGCCGCCCTGAAGGACGCCGCCGATGCCTACTCGGCGCACCTGGCCTCGGGCGGGTCCATGCTCGTCACCCTCGCCGGCGCCATGAGCACCGCGGAACTCGGCTGCTCGCTGGCCGAGATGATCCGCCAGGGCAAGGTGACCGGCATCTCGTGCACCGGCGCCAACCTCGAGGAGGACGTGTTCAACCTCGTGGCGCACGACTTCTACGAGCGCGTGCCGCACTACCGCGACCTCACCCCGGCCGACGAGCAGGCGTTGCTCGATCGCCACATGAACCGCGTGACCGACACGTGCATCCCCGAGCACGAGGCGATGCGGCGCATCGAGTCGGCCGTGCTCGAGCGCTGGGTGGCGCACGACCAGGCCGGCACGCGCCTGTTCCCGCACCAGTTCATGTACGAGATCCTCCTCAGCGGCGTGCTGAAGGAGAGCTACCAGATCGACCCGAAGGACTCGTGGATGATGGCGGCGGCGGAGCGCAACCTGCCGATGTTCGTCCCGGGCTGGGAGGACTCGACGCTCGGCAACATGTACTCGGGCCACTGCATCTCGGGCGACGTGAAGAACGTCCACACGGTGCGCACCGGCATCGAGTACATGATGAGCCTGGCCGACTGGTACCAGGACCTCGCGCCGCGGTCCTCGATCGGCTTCTTCCAGATCGGCGGCGGCATCGCCGGCGACTTCCCGATCTGCGTCGTGCCGATGCTGCACCAGGACCTGCAGCGTCCCGAGGTGCCGCTCTGGGGCTACTTCTGCCAGATCAGCGACTCCACCACGAGTTACGGCTCGTACTCGGGGGCGGTGCCCAACGAGAAGATCACCTGGGGCAAGCTCGGCATCGACACGCCGAAGTTCATCATCGAGTCGGATGCGACGATCGTCGCGCCGCTGATGTTCGCGCGCATCCTGGGATGGTAG
- a CDS encoding methyltransferase domain-containing protein: MVAGDKRGAAWPLFLISFLVLFLEVALIRWMPAYIRLLAYFSNFILLASFLGIGVGCLLAPLRTNLMRWFPLLQAVLVIVVAVGRIDIAVPQTSESIYFSSGTTDAVVPVEGTWFLPLLCIGVAALFVTLAQRLGREMNAHPPLRAYLINLAGSLAGVIAFGTVSALQLPPVAWFGLGFLAAVPFLLEQPARWAWSGIVLLGVPLGVAHQLSGDTLWSPYYKITAHTQGKETVVEVNNIFHQSMAPVREKEYFYQWPYTVFGDTFEDVLVLGAGSGTDVASALQHGAKRVDAVEIDPVIVRLGRQYHPEGPYKDPRVTVVNDDARHYLRTAEKRYDLIVFALIDSLTLQSSFSAVRLESFMFTEEAFRAARERLKPGGVLVVYNYFREKWLVDRLANSARNVFGEEPKVHIHKEHGYLGVMIAGPGTHRIAQWPTPPEKVAAYNHPDVVSPGLPLDRDASIRPATDDWPFLYMREPHLPTHYAWALLGVLVVSVLAVGATLRAVGALAGGVAVRPLVPFFVLGAGFMILETKAITQFALIWGSTWVVASATIASVLVMAGLGAWLAGRLPRINPWAVGVPLLALLALAYALPIGSIGFGSLAAETAFYSLLTFSPVLLAGLLFSGSLKQADNVAFAYGANLLGAMLGGVGEYLALITGYRLLLVAIALCYLTAIVLYPRERRSQA, encoded by the coding sequence ATGGTAGCGGGCGACAAGCGAGGGGCCGCCTGGCCCCTCTTCCTCATCTCCTTCCTCGTCCTGTTCCTCGAGGTCGCGCTCATCCGGTGGATGCCGGCCTACATCCGCCTGCTCGCGTACTTCTCGAACTTCATCCTGCTGGCCAGCTTCCTGGGCATCGGGGTCGGCTGCCTGCTGGCGCCACTGCGCACCAACCTGATGCGCTGGTTCCCGCTCCTGCAGGCTGTCCTGGTGATCGTCGTCGCCGTGGGGCGCATCGACATCGCGGTTCCGCAGACCTCCGAGAGCATCTACTTCTCGAGCGGCACGACCGACGCCGTGGTGCCGGTCGAGGGCACGTGGTTCCTGCCGCTGCTGTGCATCGGCGTCGCCGCGCTGTTCGTCACGCTGGCGCAGCGCCTCGGACGCGAGATGAACGCGCACCCGCCGCTGCGCGCCTACCTGATCAACCTGGCCGGCAGCCTGGCCGGCGTCATCGCATTCGGCACGGTGTCGGCGCTCCAGCTCCCGCCGGTCGCCTGGTTCGGGCTCGGGTTCCTCGCGGCCGTGCCCTTCCTGCTCGAGCAGCCGGCGCGCTGGGCCTGGTCGGGCATCGTCCTGCTCGGCGTGCCGCTCGGCGTGGCGCACCAGCTGTCGGGCGACACGCTGTGGTCGCCGTACTACAAGATCACGGCGCACACCCAGGGCAAGGAGACGGTGGTGGAGGTGAACAACATCTTCCACCAGTCGATGGCCCCGGTCCGCGAGAAGGAATACTTCTACCAGTGGCCGTACACGGTCTTCGGCGACACGTTCGAGGACGTGCTGGTGCTCGGCGCGGGCTCGGGCACCGACGTCGCGTCGGCGCTGCAGCACGGCGCGAAGCGTGTCGACGCCGTCGAGATCGACCCGGTCATCGTGCGGCTCGGCCGGCAGTACCACCCCGAGGGCCCGTACAAGGACCCGCGCGTCACGGTGGTCAACGACGATGCCCGGCACTACCTGCGGACGGCGGAGAAACGATACGACCTGATCGTGTTCGCGCTGATCGACTCGCTGACGCTGCAGTCGTCGTTCTCGGCGGTGCGGCTCGAGAGCTTCATGTTCACCGAGGAGGCCTTCCGGGCCGCGCGTGAGCGCCTGAAGCCGGGCGGGGTACTGGTCGTCTACAACTACTTCCGCGAGAAGTGGCTCGTCGACCGCCTGGCCAACTCGGCGCGCAACGTCTTCGGCGAGGAGCCGAAGGTGCACATCCACAAGGAACACGGCTACCTGGGCGTGATGATCGCCGGGCCCGGCACGCACCGCATCGCGCAGTGGCCGACGCCGCCCGAGAAGGTGGCCGCCTACAACCATCCCGACGTCGTGAGTCCCGGCCTGCCGCTCGACCGCGACGCGTCCATCCGCCCGGCCACCGACGACTGGCCGTTCCTCTACATGCGCGAGCCGCACCTGCCGACGCACTACGCGTGGGCGCTGCTCGGCGTGCTGGTCGTGTCGGTGCTCGCGGTGGGGGCCACCCTGCGCGCGGTCGGCGCGCTGGCCGGCGGCGTCGCGGTGCGTCCGCTGGTGCCGTTCTTCGTGCTCGGCGCCGGCTTCATGATTCTCGAAACCAAGGCGATCACGCAGTTTGCGCTGATCTGGGGTTCCACGTGGGTGGTGGCCTCGGCGACGATTGCGTCCGTCCTGGTCATGGCGGGCCTTGGCGCGTGGCTGGCCGGCCGGCTGCCCCGGATCAACCCGTGGGCGGTGGGCGTGCCGCTGCTGGCGCTGCTGGCGCTCGCGTACGCGCTGCCGATCGGCAGCATCGGCTTCGGGTCGCTGGCCGCCGAGACGGCCTTCTACTCGCTGCTGACGTTCAGCCCGGTGCTGCTCGCGGGGCTCCTGTTCAGCGGCAGCCTGAAGCAGGCCGACAACGTGGCGTTCGCCTACGGGGCCAACCTGCTCGGGGCGATGCTCGGCGGGGTGGGGGAGTACCTGGCCCTGATCACCGGTTACCGACTGCTGCTCGTCGCGATTGCGCTCTGCTACCTGACGGCGATCGTCCTGTACCCGCGGGAACGGCGCAGTCAGGCGTAG
- a CDS encoding cyclase family protein, with protein sequence MSWIDDYVQSGKALDVTVTLSPRLAPWPGQEVWEFTPLLRMDKGDVCNVSMYRVSCHAGTHVDAPWHFGMSPQTVESIPLDQMIIPARLLDLTHVQTAISKADLVGKIEGAKAVLCKTTNSGTLESGAPFNTEFVYIAEDAAQYLVECGVRTVGVDYLSVEGFHAPEPVTHRALLGNDVFIVEGLDLTKAAPGEYLFVVLPLKVEGADGTPARAVLLS encoded by the coding sequence ATGTCCTGGATCGACGACTACGTGCAATCGGGCAAGGCCCTCGACGTCACGGTCACCCTGAGCCCGCGGCTGGCGCCCTGGCCCGGCCAGGAGGTGTGGGAGTTCACGCCGCTGCTGCGGATGGACAAGGGCGACGTCTGCAACGTGTCGATGTACCGCGTGTCCTGCCACGCCGGCACGCACGTCGACGCGCCGTGGCATTTCGGCATGAGCCCGCAGACCGTCGAGTCGATTCCGCTCGACCAGATGATCATCCCGGCGCGCCTGCTCGACCTGACGCACGTGCAGACGGCCATCTCCAAGGCCGACCTCGTCGGGAAGATCGAGGGGGCGAAGGCCGTGCTGTGCAAGACGACCAACTCCGGCACGCTCGAGAGCGGCGCGCCCTTCAACACCGAGTTCGTCTACATCGCCGAGGATGCGGCGCAGTACCTGGTGGAGTGCGGGGTCCGGACGGTCGGCGTGGACTACCTTTCCGTGGAGGGCTTCCACGCCCCGGAGCCGGTGACGCACCGCGCCCTGCTCGGCAACGACGTGTTCATCGTCGAGGGGCTCGACCTGACGAAGGCGGCGCCAGGCGAGTACCTGTTCGTGGTGCTGCCGCTGAAGGTGGAAGGTGCCGACGGCACGCCGGCGCGCGCCGTGTTGTTGTCGTAG
- a CDS encoding sugar MFS transporter produces the protein MNQRRLFIASCVALIATAMSFAIRGDILGQVQQDLSLTDVQTGWVATAAFWGFGLSILFGGPLCDLLGMGTIMRLAAAGHIVGALLTVFSTNFTTFFLSTVVVGVANGFVEAAINPLIATIYPQNKTAKLTTLHAWFPGGIVIGGVLAFAMTQAGFGWKAKTLTLLIPSVIYLAMFMGQKFPATEREAAGVPFGDMFKDLARPLFILVWFCMILTAGTELGAGSWIPTIFNRVTQSATQAGILQVVWINMVMYLMRQFGHNVSHKIAPTGLIAMTSIVAAFGLYMFSHAATVTAAFLWAGVFAVGIAFWWPTMIGITSERFPRSGALGMAVIGATGSFATALSGPVMGWLSETYGTEQVLPIWSALPILLVAIFGAIYMVDKGKGGYKAEKIS, from the coding sequence ATGAACCAACGTCGTCTCTTCATCGCCAGCTGTGTCGCGCTCATCGCCACGGCCATGTCGTTTGCCATCCGTGGCGACATCCTGGGCCAGGTGCAGCAGGACCTGTCGCTCACCGACGTGCAGACCGGGTGGGTCGCCACGGCGGCGTTCTGGGGCTTCGGCCTGTCGATCCTGTTCGGCGGCCCGCTGTGCGACCTGCTCGGCATGGGCACGATCATGCGCCTGGCCGCGGCGGGCCACATCGTCGGCGCGTTGCTGACCGTGTTCTCGACCAACTTCACCACCTTCTTCCTCTCGACGGTGGTCGTGGGGGTCGCCAACGGCTTCGTCGAGGCCGCCATCAACCCGCTCATCGCGACGATCTACCCGCAGAACAAGACCGCCAAGCTCACGACGCTGCACGCCTGGTTCCCGGGCGGCATCGTCATCGGCGGGGTGCTGGCGTTCGCGATGACGCAGGCCGGGTTCGGCTGGAAGGCCAAGACGCTCACGCTGCTGATTCCGTCGGTGATCTACCTGGCGATGTTCATGGGACAGAAGTTCCCCGCGACCGAGCGCGAGGCGGCCGGTGTGCCGTTCGGCGACATGTTCAAGGACCTGGCGCGGCCCCTGTTCATCCTGGTGTGGTTCTGCATGATCCTCACCGCGGGCACCGAGCTGGGCGCCGGCAGCTGGATTCCCACCATCTTCAACCGCGTCACGCAGAGCGCCACGCAGGCCGGGATCCTGCAGGTGGTGTGGATCAACATGGTGATGTACCTGATGCGCCAGTTCGGTCACAACGTGTCGCACAAGATCGCGCCGACCGGGCTGATCGCGATGACGTCGATCGTGGCCGCCTTCGGGCTCTACATGTTCAGCCACGCGGCGACGGTCACGGCCGCCTTCCTGTGGGCCGGCGTGTTCGCCGTCGGCATCGCGTTCTGGTGGCCGACGATGATCGGCATCACGTCGGAGCGGTTCCCGCGCTCGGGCGCCCTCGGCATGGCGGTGATCGGCGCGACGGGGAGCTTCGCCACCGCCCTGTCCGGCCCCGTCATGGGCTGGCTGAGCGAGACCTACGGCACCGAGCAGGTGCTGCCCATCTGGTCGGCGCTGCCCATCCTGCTGGTCGCCATCTTCGGCGCCATCTACATGGTCGACAAGGGCAAGGGCGGATACAAGGCAGAGAAGATTTCCTGA
- a CDS encoding orotidine 5'-phosphate decarboxylase / HUMPS family protein — protein MSRLDSLTFPIVQISLDLTNIDEALDTAAIAVEAGVDWLEAGTPLLLAEGLHAVEKLRAKFPDHPIVADLKTMDGGYLEAEMMAKAGADLVVVMGRAHEATIRRVVDAARHYGIRVMGDNMVAEDRVKNAQWLESLGCDYIIHHIGFDERGLIKGLSPMDELDAIVNAVNVPVQAVGGLTIPQAIECPAHGAPLVVLGAPLVIDANEFKTSSNDLHTVLREISTEIRKTPLKKWSADGKRLPEGK, from the coding sequence GTGTCTCGCCTCGATTCGCTGACGTTCCCGATCGTCCAGATCTCGCTCGACCTCACCAACATCGACGAAGCCCTCGACACGGCGGCCATCGCCGTCGAGGCAGGGGTGGACTGGCTCGAAGCCGGCACGCCGCTGTTGCTGGCCGAGGGCCTGCACGCCGTCGAGAAGCTCCGGGCGAAGTTTCCCGACCACCCGATCGTGGCCGACCTCAAGACGATGGACGGTGGCTACCTCGAGGCCGAGATGATGGCCAAGGCCGGTGCCGACCTCGTGGTGGTGATGGGCCGTGCGCACGAGGCCACCATCCGTCGCGTCGTCGACGCGGCGCGCCACTACGGCATCAGGGTAATGGGCGACAACATGGTGGCCGAGGACCGCGTGAAGAACGCGCAGTGGCTCGAGTCGCTGGGGTGCGACTACATCATCCACCACATCGGGTTCGACGAGCGCGGCCTGATCAAGGGGCTCAGCCCGATGGACGAGCTCGACGCCATCGTCAACGCCGTCAACGTGCCGGTGCAGGCGGTGGGCGGCCTGACGATTCCGCAGGCCATCGAATGTCCCGCGCACGGGGCGCCGCTGGTCGTCCTCGGCGCGCCGCTGGTGATCGACGCCAACGAGTTCAAGACGTCGAGCAACGACCTGCACACCGTGCTGCGCGAGATCAGCACCGAGATCCGGAAGACCCCGCTGAAGAAGTGGAGCGCTGATGGCAAGCGCCTCCCGGAGGGCAAGTAG
- a CDS encoding zinc-binding dehydrogenase — MGALQPAVVQFGLDQPLQVALREVPIPEIGPTDVLLAVGAASVCGSDVHQAYLTHSWPVNAPVTLGHEFGGVIAQVGSAVKAFKEGDRVVSETAAYICGECMMCRTGRYNLCPTRKGFGYGIDGAMAQYVRVPARCLHHIPDSLPFDLACLSEPHAVAYQSMCVNADIKPGQLVVVLGPGPIGLLCAKMAALSGAYPLVVAGRAADRQRLQVAMELGATHVVDVDNQSLEEVVRGLDPLGADVVCDASGASRPLDAALQMCKPDGTVVKVGWSPDLVPINLNPLVQKAVKLHGSFSHNYPVWERVIALLAGGRTGADKVVGLRTGLEHWHEAFEGMHSGQVIKSVLLPHGPDGPRR, encoded by the coding sequence ATGGGCGCGCTCCAACCCGCCGTCGTGCAGTTCGGCCTCGATCAACCGCTGCAGGTGGCGCTGCGGGAGGTGCCGATTCCCGAGATCGGGCCGACCGACGTCCTGCTCGCCGTCGGCGCCGCGTCGGTCTGCGGCTCCGACGTCCACCAGGCCTACCTGACGCACAGCTGGCCGGTGAACGCGCCGGTGACGCTCGGCCACGAGTTCGGCGGCGTCATCGCGCAGGTCGGCAGCGCCGTCAAGGCCTTCAAGGAAGGCGATCGCGTCGTCAGCGAGACGGCCGCCTACATCTGCGGCGAGTGCATGATGTGCCGCACCGGTCGCTACAATCTGTGCCCGACCCGCAAGGGGTTCGGCTACGGCATCGACGGCGCGATGGCCCAGTACGTCCGGGTGCCCGCCCGCTGCCTCCACCACATCCCCGACAGTCTGCCCTTCGACCTGGCGTGCCTGTCGGAGCCGCACGCGGTGGCGTACCAGTCGATGTGCGTCAACGCCGACATCAAGCCGGGCCAGCTGGTGGTGGTCCTCGGCCCCGGGCCGATCGGCCTGCTGTGCGCGAAGATGGCGGCGCTGAGCGGCGCGTACCCGCTCGTGGTCGCGGGCCGCGCGGCCGACCGGCAGCGCCTGCAGGTGGCGATGGAACTCGGCGCCACGCACGTGGTCGACGTCGACAACCAGTCGCTCGAGGAGGTCGTGCGCGGACTCGACCCGCTCGGCGCCGACGTGGTGTGCGACGCGTCGGGGGCCAGCCGGCCGCTCGATGCCGCCCTCCAGATGTGCAAGCCGGACGGGACGGTCGTGAAGGTGGGCTGGTCCCCGGACCTGGTGCCCATCAACCTCAATCCTCTGGTGCAGAAGGCCGTCAAGCTGCACGGCTCGTTCAGCCACAACTACCCGGTGTGGGAGCGCGTCATCGCGTTGTTGGCCGGCGGCCGGACCGGCGCCGACAAGGTGGTCGGCCTGCGCACCGGCCTCGAGCACTGGCATGAGGCGTTCGAGGGCATGCACAGCGGGCAGGTCATCAAGTCGGTGCTCCTGCCGCACGGTCCCGACGGCCCGCGACGGTAA